In Glycine max cultivar Williams 82 chromosome 7, Glycine_max_v4.0, whole genome shotgun sequence, a single window of DNA contains:
- the LOC100782478 gene encoding PHD finger protein ALFIN-LIKE 2 codes for MDMASSPRTVEEIFKDYSARRTSVIRALTHDVDEFYGLCDPDKDNLCLYGHPNEAWEVTLPAEEVPPELPEPALGINFARDGMNRRDWLSLVAVHSDSWLVSVAFYLGARLNRNERKRLFSLINDLPSVFEVVTDRKPVKDKPTADSGSKSRGSAKRSSDGQVKSNPKFVDEGYEEDEDEHNETLCGSCGGNYNADEFWICCDICERWFHGKCVKITPAKAESIKQYKCPSCSLRRGRP; via the exons ATGGACATGGCTTCCAGTCCCCGCACCGTAGAAGAGATCTTCAAGGATTACAGCGCCAGAAGAACCTCTGTTATTCGCGCTCTCACTCACG ACGTTGATGAATTTTACGGCCTCTGTGATCCAG ATAAGGATAACCTGTGCCTCTATGGACATCCAAATGAGGCCTGGGAAGTAACTCTGCCAGCGGAGGAAGTTCCGCCAGAGCTCCCGGAGCCGGCTCTTGGAATCAATTTTGCTAGGGATGGCATGAACCGCAGGGACTGGCTTTCTCTGGTTGCTGTCCACAGTGATTCATGGTTGGTTTCTGTGGCCTTTTACCTTGGGGCTCGTCTTAACCGCAATGAAAG GAAACGATTATTTAGCTTGATCAATGATCTTCCATCTGTTTTTGAAGTTGTGACTGACAGGAAACCAGTTAAGGACAAGCCAACTGCGGATAGTGGAAGCAAGTCTAGGGGAAGTGCCAAG AGATCTAGCGATGGGCAAGTTAAAAGCAACCCAAAGTTTGTAGATGAGGGTTATGAGGAGGATGAAGATGAGCATAATGAAACACTTTGTGGAAGCTGCGGCGGAAATTACAACGCTGATGAGTTTTGGATTTGCTGTGACATATGTGAGAGGTGGTTCCATGGGAAGTGTGTTAAGATTACCCCTGCAAAGGCTGAGAGCATAAAGCAATATAAATGTCCATCATGCAGCCTGAGGCGGGGCAGGCCTTAG
- the LOC102667020 gene encoding uncharacterized protein, with the protein MSVEIAQSILWCEKASGVWKELHERFSHADLFRISEIQEEIFGQRQGYNSVSKFYIALKTLWDELDVLNPFPICTCNPKCSSGAIKKIKEEQNKNQVVRFLRGLNDQYSGVRSQLMLLDNLPNVNRVFALVAQQEQQFATEIASMPKAFLVVSDDTSDSKRNQGSSNGWNNRYTFKKCSWCRKMGHTIDICYRKHDFPAGFKFKNSKNIAPRSAYMVMAERNETNCPDDSSGKDTQGDARFGFTMSQYQNLMALLP; encoded by the coding sequence ATGAGTGTGGAGATTGCACAGTCCATTCTTTGGTGTGAGAAAGCCTCAGGTGTGTGGAAGGAGCTTCATGAGCGTTTTTCCCATGCTGATCTGTTTAGAATCTCAGAAATTCAAGAGGAAATCTTCGGCCAGAGGCAAGGTTATAACTCTGTTTCGAAATTTTACATTGCACTGAAAACCCTATGGGATGAATTAGATGTTTTGAATCCTTTTCCTATTTGTACATGCAATCCTAAATGTTCAAGTGGTGCAATCAAGAAAATTAAAGAGGAGCAAAACAAGAATCAAGTGGTTAGATTCTTGCGAGGGCTGAATGATCAATATTCAGGTGTTAGATCACAACTAATGCTCTTAGATAATCTTCCCAATGTGAACCGAGTTTTTGCACTAGTTGCTCAACAAGAACAACAGTTTGCCACTGAGATTGCTTCCATGCCAAAGGCTTTTCTTGTGGTTAGCGATGATACATCAGACTCCAAGAGAAATCAAGGGAGTAGTAATGGTTGGAATAACAGATACACTTTTAAGAAatgttcttggtgcagaaaaatggGTCACACAATTGACATTTGTTATAGGAAACACGATTTCCCTGCTGGTTTTAAGTTCAAGAATTCTAAAAACATTGCTCCAAGATCTGCATATATGGTGATGGCTGAGAGAAATGAGACCAACTGTCCAGATGATTCATCAGGAAAGGATACACAAGGAGATGCACGATTTGGTTTTACTATGAGCCAATATCAGAATTTGATGGCTCTACTGCCGTAG
- the LOC106799255 gene encoding uncharacterized mitochondrial protein AtMg00820-like — protein sequence MDQELEALTRNNTWVLVDKPPNKNLVGCMWVYKVKHKQDGTVERYKARLVVKGYTQIKGIGFMDTFSPIAKMTTLRVVLALASSKKWFLHQLDVANAFLHANLEEEIYMALP from the coding sequence ATGGATCAAGAACTAGAGGCGCTGACAAGGAACAATACATGGGTCCTGGTTGATAAACCACCTAATAAAAACCTAGTTGGTTGTATGTGGGTCTACAAAGTCAAGCACAAACAAGATGGGACAGTAGAACGATACAAAGCAAGACTGGTTGTGAAAGGTTACACTCAAATAAAAGGTATTGGCTTCATGGATACCTTTTCCCCCATTGCAAAGATGACCACTTTAAGAGTTGTGTTGGCTTTGGCCTCTTCCAAAAAGTGGTTTCTACACCAATTAGATGTAGCTAATGCTTTCTTGCATGCAAATCTAGAAGAAGAAATCTATATGGCTTTACCGTAA
- the LOC100783384 gene encoding probable 2-oxoglutarate-dependent dioxygenase At5g05600: protein MSCQAWPEPIVRVQSLAESGLSSIPSRYIRPHSQRPSNTTSFPTPKPFQTDHHHGHDQKTSDHDHDHDHVNIPVIDLKHVFSEDPILREQVFGQVDQACREWGFFQVVNHGVSHELMKSSRELWREFFNQPLEMKEEYANSPTTYEGYGSRLGVQKGATLDWSDYFFLHYMPPSLRNQAKWPAFPESLRKVIAEYGEGVVKLGGRILKMMSINLGLKEDFLLNAFGGESEVGACLRVNFYPKCPQPDLTFGLSPHSDPGGMTILLPDDFVSGLQVRRGDEWITVKPVPNAFIINIGDQIQVLSNAIYKSVEHRVIVNSNKDRVSLALFYNPRSDLLIQPAKELVTEEKPALYSPMTYDEYRLYIRLNGPCGKAQVESLASQT, encoded by the exons ATGAGTTGCCAAGCATGGCCCGAACCCATAGTTCGAGTCCAATCCTTAGCTGAAAGTGGCCTAAGTTCAATCCCTTCACGCTACATTAGGCCTCACTCCCAAAGACCCTCCAATACCACTTCTTTTCCAACTCCTAAACCTTTTCAAACTGATCATCATCATGGTCATGATCAGAAAACTTCCGATCATGACCATGATCATGATCATGTTAACATTCCCGTCATTGACCTGAAACATGTTTTCTCGGAGGATCCGATCCTCCGAGAACAAGTGTTTGGGCAGGTGGACCAGGCATGTCGGGAGTGGGGGTTCTTCCAGGTGGTGAACCATGGTGTTAGCCATGAGTTGATGAAGAGTTCTAGGGAACTGTGGCGTGAGTTCTTCAACCAGCCACTTGAGATGAAGGAAGAGTATGCAAACTCCCCCACCACTTATGAGGGATATGGTAGTCGCTTGGGAGTGCAGAAAGGTGCCACCTTGGATTGGAGTGACTACTTCTTTCTCCATTACATGCCTCCTTCACTTAGGAACCAAGCTAAGTGGCCTGCATTTCCAGAATCCTTGAG GAAAGTGATTGCTGAATATGGTGAAGGAGTGGTTAAGCTAGGAGGAAGGATACTCAAGATGATGTCAATAAACCTTGGTTTGAAAGAAGATTTCCTTCTCAATGCATTTGGGGGAGAGAGTGAGGTTGGTGCATGCCTAAGGGTGAATTTCTATCCAAAGTGCCCTCAACCTGACCTCACTTTTGGACTCTCCCCTCACTCAGATCCTGGTGGCATGACCATTCTTCTCCCTGATGATTTTGTGTCTGGCCTTCAAGTAAGAAGAGGAGATGAATGGATTACAGTTAAGCCTGTCCCAAATGCCTTCATCATCAACATTGGTGACCAAATTCAG GTGCTGAGCAATGCAATATACAAGAGTGTAGAACACAGGGTGATTGTGAACTCAAACAAAGATCGTGTGTCCTTGGCCTTGTTCTACAACCCGAGGAGTGATTTACTCATTCAACCTGCCAAGGAGCTTGTGACAGAGGAGAAGCCAGCCTTGTACTCACCAATGACCTATGATGAATACAGACTTTACATTAGGCTAAATGGACCTTGTGGAAAGGCCCAAGTTGAATCATTGGCCTCCCAAACATGA